The sequence below is a genomic window from Rhodococcus sp. 4CII.
GGTGCGTCGGTGGAGTTCCACGACCGGCTCGCCAAGCCGCGCACCAACTCCGGCGGCGTGAACTTCCCCGTCGAGGGCGGCATGATCGAGACCGCGGAGAACCTGCGCCGCGAATACTCCATCAGTCGTGAGGAGCAGGACGCGTACGCCGCCGAATCGCATGCGCGCGCAGTCCGGGCGCAGGACGCCGGACTGTTCGACGCCGAGACGATCCCGGTGACCGTGCCCGGCAAGCGTGGCAAGGATCCCGTCGTCCACACCACCGACGAGCACCCGCGCCGTGATGTCACGGTCGAGTCGCTGGCGGCGCTGCGGCCCATCCGCTCCCGCGTCGACCCGGATGCCACCGTGACCGCGGGCAACGCGTGCGGACAGAACGATGCGGCCGCCGCCGCGATCGTCACCACCCCCGACAACGCGGAGCGACTCGGCCTGCGCCCGTTCGCCCGGCTCGTCAGCTGGGGGGTGGCGGGGGTGGAGCCGAATCGGATGGGCATCGGCCCCGTCCCGGCCGTCGACAAGGCGCTGAGCCGGGCGAAGCTCACACTGAACGACATCGATCTTCTCGAGATCAACGAGGCGTTCGCCGCGCAGGTGCTGGCGTGTGCCCGGGAATGGAAGTTCGACGACACCGACATGCGGGACCGGTTCAACGTCAACGGTTCCGGAATCTCACTGGGACATCCGGTCGGCGCCACCGGTGGCCGCATCCTGGCCAATCTGCTTCGTGAACTGGACCGCCGCGCGGCCCGCTACGGCATCGAGACGATGTGCATCGGCGGCGGGCAGGGCATCGCGGCCGTGTTCGAGAACGTCAACATCTAGCCCTTCCCCTTTGCCCGGTACCGGGCCGACCCGAAGAGAGTGTCATGCGCGTATTTCAGGGAATCGACGACGTCGAATCCGCAGTCGGCGAACAGCT
It includes:
- a CDS encoding acetyl-CoA C-acetyltransferase, translating into MFDAVICEPVRTPVGGFGGMYRDVPVTALASTVLKGLIERTSLTSDDIDDVIFGQGYANGEAAAIGRIAALDAGLDVTVPGIQLDRRCGSGLQAVIYAAMQVQTGMSDLVIAGGAESMSQTEFYSTGMRWGVKGASVEFHDRLAKPRTNSGGVNFPVEGGMIETAENLRREYSISREEQDAYAAESHARAVRAQDAGLFDAETIPVTVPGKRGKDPVVHTTDEHPRRDVTVESLAALRPIRSRVDPDATVTAGNACGQNDAAAAAIVTTPDNAERLGLRPFARLVSWGVAGVEPNRMGIGPVPAVDKALSRAKLTLNDIDLLEINEAFAAQVLACAREWKFDDTDMRDRFNVNGSGISLGHPVGATGGRILANLLRELDRRAARYGIETMCIGGGQGIAAVFENVNI